TCCCGTGGAGCATTATTCCCCTCGGGGGGGATATGCGGAAGCGGCGGAACACGTCCCCGTGTTCCATGGGCCACTGAACCGCTTCTCGAAGCTCCTCGGTTATCTCGTCCAGCCCTCCGACGTCTTGCCACGTGACGTTAGGTCGTTCCACGAAGACCTCCCTTATCGCCGAGGGCTCAACCTCTCTGAGGGCGGTGGTGAAGCTTTTCATGTCGATCTCCATGGTTCTCAGACGATCGTAGGGTACCTGAAAATCCTCGAAATCTATGGAAGGCATTATGCCCCTAAGGGCCGCCATGGCGGCCTCCTTGGCCAGGGCCTCCAGGTCGGCTCCTACGAACCCGTGGGTGACCTCCGCTATCCTGGTAAGATCTACGTCCCTGGCCAGGGGCATCCCTCTGGTGTGTATCTGGAGGATCTCCTCTCTGCCCTTTCTGTCCGGTATGGGGACGGCTATCTCTCTGTCGAATCTCCCCGGTCGTCTCAGAGCGGGATCCAGGGTGTTGGGGAGGTTGGTGGCGGCGATCACCACGATCTGCCCTCTCGCCTGAAGGCCGTCCATAAGGGCCAGAAGCTGGGCCACGACACGCCTTTCCACCTGTTTCTCTCCGCCCATCTCCTCCCTCTTGGGGGCTATGGCGTCTATCTCGTCGATGAATATTATGGACGGGGCGTGAGCCTGAGCCTCTTCGAAGACCTCTCTGAGCCTCTGTTCGCTTTCGCCGTAGTACTTGCCTATGATCTCCGGTCCGGATATATGGGTGAACCAGGCGTCGGTCTCGTTGGCCACGGCCTTGGCTATCACCGTCTTGCCCGTGCCGGGAGGTCCGTAGAGCAGGACTCCCTTGGGAGGCTCTACTCCCAGCCTTAGAAATGCCTGGGGAAACCTCAGGGGAAGCTCGATCATCTCCCTTATCCTCTGTAGCTGGTTGGAGAGCCCCCCGACATCCTTGTAGGTAGCCTTGTCGCTCTTTGCTCCGGCGGAGGGCTTTTCGACTACCAGCTCGGTGGCGGGGCTTATCATGACCGATCCTCCCGGTTTTGTGGAGGTTATCTGAAAGTCGCAGTCTCTTCCCCCTCCGAGGACCAGCCTTATCCTGTCTCCCTTGATAACCGGGAGTCCGCTCAGCTTTTCCTTCAGTCCGGACGGATCGAGGTCTTTCTCCAGGAGGTGCATGGTGGTAAGAGGCCTTATGGCTACCTCGAAGGCGAAATCCACCACTACCTTGTGGACGGATATGCGGTCATCCAGCGCGACTCCGGCGTTGCCTCTGGTTAACCCGTCCATGAAGAGAGCTCCCTGGCCACAGTCGTCGTGGTCCGCTGCCAGCAGTCTCACCGGGGTTCTTCGGCTGCCCTTGATCTCGACGATCTCTCCGTCCGACAGGCCCAGCCTGTCCATGTCCACCGGGTCCATCCTGACGAGTCCGCGACCGATATCCTTTTTATTCCCGTCCTTAACCTTCAGCATGGTATGCCTTCCTTCCCTTGTAAACTTAAGTGCATCGATTGTATCATAGAAAAACATAGGTGAGGTGTTAGCCTTTTGACCGATCATGTCCTATACTCGAGAATCGATACGTAAAGATAAGGAGTGTCTTTATGGCAGAGACCAGAAAGAGCGTAGAGGATGTAAAGAACCTTCCGGTGGGAGAGAAGTTTTCCTCCGTAGGTGTGGTGCTGGATATCCACGAGAAGAAGGACAAAAACGGCAAAAGCTACTGGACCGTTTCGTTGATGGACAAAACTGGTTCGATGGACGCCAAGATCTGGGGTAACACCCAGTGGTGGGATTTCAGAGAGGGAGTAAAGTCGGAGATAAAGGATCCGGCTTCCTCTACCTTGGTGGGAAACCTCAAGGGCAGCTCGATCGGCGTTATGGGTCAGGTCTCGGAGTTTAGGGGCAAGAACCAGTACAACTTCAACCAGGTCTTCCTGGTCGATCAGGAAAAGGAAGAGTACAGGCCCGAGTCCTTCGTCCAGACCTCTCCGGTGGATGTTAAGGAGCTGGAGCGCCGTTTCGACCTGCTGGTGGATCGGTGTTCAGGGGACGTCCGTTCCTTCATGGAGGAGCTGTTTTCCAAGGACGGCGATCTTTGGAAGAAATTCAGGGTGATGCCAGCGGCGGTCTCCCACCATCACGCCTATGTGCACGGCCTTCTCGAGCACTCGGTGACGGTGACGGAGCTGGCTCTTTCCATGGCTGAGGCCATAGAGGGGCAGGCTCGTCCCGACCGGTCTTTGGTCGTGGCGGGAGGATTGCTTCACGATCTGGGGAAGCTGGAGGCCTACGTGTTGAATCCAGGCCCCGGCATGACCGTGGAGGGTACCGTTATAGATCACATCGCCCTCGGCTACAGCCGTTTCGAGGCTCTCGCAGAACGGTACGGGCTGGACAGAACCGTCAGGACCGCCCTGGGACACATCCTGTTGAGCCACCAC
The DNA window shown above is from Dethiosulfovibrio faecalis and carries:
- a CDS encoding CDC48 family AAA ATPase, giving the protein MLKVKDGNKKDIGRGLVRMDPVDMDRLGLSDGEIVEIKGSRRTPVRLLAADHDDCGQGALFMDGLTRGNAGVALDDRISVHKVVVDFAFEVAIRPLTTMHLLEKDLDPSGLKEKLSGLPVIKGDRIRLVLGGGRDCDFQITSTKPGGSVMISPATELVVEKPSAGAKSDKATYKDVGGLSNQLQRIREMIELPLRFPQAFLRLGVEPPKGVLLYGPPGTGKTVIAKAVANETDAWFTHISGPEIIGKYYGESEQRLREVFEEAQAHAPSIIFIDEIDAIAPKREEMGGEKQVERRVVAQLLALMDGLQARGQIVVIAATNLPNTLDPALRRPGRFDREIAVPIPDRKGREEILQIHTRGMPLARDVDLTRIAEVTHGFVGADLEALAKEAAMAALRGIMPSIDFEDFQVPYDRLRTMEIDMKSFTTALREVEPSAIREVFVERPNVTWQDVGGLDEITEELREAVQWPMEHGDVFRRFRISPPRGIMLHGKSGTGKTLLVKALARESGANYISIKGPSLMSRFVGESERAIREVFRKAKQAAPSLLCFDEIESLVPVRGRDSGSASQFTERVISQFLSEMSGLDEMDGVVVLGTTDRIDLIDPALFSAGRFDMVLELPMPDHDGRKEIFQIHLQEKPMADDVDIDSLAKATEGASGGDIAMICRTATTAAVREYIRAGETGDPLVESRHFAAILEKRGRKTSSATEK
- a CDS encoding 3'-5' exoribonuclease YhaM family protein — encoded protein: MAETRKSVEDVKNLPVGEKFSSVGVVLDIHEKKDKNGKSYWTVSLMDKTGSMDAKIWGNTQWWDFREGVKSEIKDPASSTLVGNLKGSSIGVMGQVSEFRGKNQYNFNQVFLVDQEKEEYRPESFVQTSPVDVKELERRFDLLVDRCSGDVRSFMEELFSKDGDLWKKFRVMPAAVSHHHAYVHGLLEHSVTVTELALSMAEAIEGQARPDRSLVVAGGLLHDLGKLEAYVLNPGPGMTVEGTVIDHIALGYSRFEALAERYGLDRTVRTALGHILLSHHGLREYGSPVLPATPEALVVSAADELDFKLFCWGDSVSQLEGGVEPEDSISDLNYSAQRRFWKWRPDGERS